The proteins below are encoded in one region of Planctomycetota bacterium:
- a CDS encoding glycosyltransferase family 4 protein: MTREASCCILSPFGRQQGGAELSLLHLLRHGRGMGVRWSLALLEDGPIREEADALGLETLVLPPCRTRDVRGMARATRQLTRMIKDQHAQLLISWMAFTHFRGCLAAMAARVPSVWFQKGGAHADSWTERVLGKLPTRAIFANSLPTAHAQRVHSPRTPMFVIPSAVDLSSFDPVQLGSPADNRRRLGLPEDFPLICIVGRLQAWKGFDVLIRSLPAVHAHRPDARVVIVGGKHDREPDHLRDLQQLADQLGVRDQVIFAGAQPHEQVPRYMQAADVIVNASRDEPFGIVVVEGMGLGKPVIGTKPGGPAWVIEDGVNGLLVDYGEPDPLATAIGRALSGEIESARAQDRAKTFSEQAFVRRMTDATVQCIQGRPDPGIWFDDQRMPEPMTGVTPSSVPCDPSKSP; this comes from the coding sequence ATGACACGCGAGGCGAGCTGTTGCATCCTGTCGCCGTTCGGTCGCCAGCAGGGCGGGGCGGAGTTGTCGTTGCTGCACCTGCTGCGGCACGGTCGGGGTATGGGCGTGCGGTGGTCGCTGGCGTTGCTCGAGGACGGTCCGATTCGTGAGGAAGCCGATGCCCTCGGTCTCGAGACGTTGGTGCTTCCACCGTGCCGGACACGCGACGTTCGCGGCATGGCCCGTGCCACCCGGCAACTCACACGCATGATCAAGGACCAACACGCGCAGTTGCTCATCTCTTGGATGGCGTTCACGCATTTCCGAGGTTGCCTCGCGGCGATGGCCGCGCGGGTGCCGAGCGTGTGGTTCCAGAAAGGCGGGGCGCACGCCGACTCATGGACCGAGCGGGTGCTCGGCAAGCTTCCCACGCGGGCGATCTTCGCCAACTCGCTGCCGACCGCTCACGCACAGCGGGTGCATAGTCCGCGCACGCCGATGTTCGTGATTCCGTCGGCGGTGGACCTGTCGTCGTTCGATCCGGTCCAACTGGGCTCGCCGGCCGACAATCGCCGCCGTCTGGGATTGCCGGAAGACTTCCCGTTGATCTGCATCGTCGGACGACTGCAAGCCTGGAAGGGCTTCGACGTGCTGATCCGGTCGCTGCCCGCCGTACATGCCCATCGGCCCGACGCGCGGGTGGTGATCGTGGGCGGCAAGCACGACCGGGAGCCGGATCATTTGCGCGACTTGCAGCAGTTGGCCGACCAGCTCGGCGTTCGCGATCAGGTGATTTTTGCTGGTGCCCAGCCCCATGAGCAGGTGCCGCGATACATGCAAGCGGCGGACGTGATCGTCAACGCCAGCCGCGACGAGCCGTTCGGGATCGTCGTGGTCGAGGGCATGGGTTTGGGCAAGCCGGTGATCGGGACCAAGCCCGGCGGCCCCGCGTGGGTGATCGAGGACGGCGTCAACGGCCTGCTCGTGGACTACGGTGAGCCCGATCCACTCGCGACCGCGATCGGCCGGGCTTTGTCGGGGGAAATTGAATCCGCACGAGCTCAGGACCGTGCAAAAACCTTCTCGGAGCAAGCATTCGTGCGCAGGATGACCGATGCAACAGTACAGTGCATTCAGGGCCGACCCGACCCGGGCATCTGGTTTGACGACCAGCGTATGCCCGAGCCGATGACCGGCGTTACACCCTCCAGTGTCCCATGCGATCCCAGCAAGTCACCGTAG
- a CDS encoding oligosaccharide flippase family protein, with amino-acid sequence MSRPDAPNVDSTETAPEPVAGSGSTLHGFAKSVSQTLGVNLLAYGCNFAAGIITARTLGSDGRGQLVAVMLAPTLAASIVTLGVPSGLIYHIRRKSADAGALYGSGVLTMLLAGLISASIACLIIPWWLDGLSAELRHFAQIYVFTTPISLIGLSTMACLEARGEFLLRSAKLGATAIGYVVSLGGLWLVGLLSPVSAALAHVIVSFVTLLPLLIHLHRQLRPRLAQPIAHVRLLLSFGLKSYVGTFVTRIGSEADRSLLAGFLSASELGLYSIAVSVASVPWMLHTAVTPVLFPALAGSDRAKVPSMISRSSGVTLVLMVAASVGLLAIAPWVVPFVYGPEFAGLTLLIGLLLLRLVLMSFCETLSVGLTAIGRPGVNSALQFVIVPLMIVLLFLAIPRYGLLGAAGAIAIAMCVRAVLLAGAYPLIVKLRVPVPTISGDDMQRLWDRFAARRLRRGGAS; translated from the coding sequence ATGAGTCGGCCCGACGCGCCCAACGTGGATTCGACCGAAACGGCACCGGAACCGGTCGCGGGTTCAGGCTCGACGTTGCACGGCTTCGCCAAGTCGGTCAGCCAAACGCTGGGCGTCAACCTACTCGCCTACGGCTGCAACTTCGCGGCGGGGATCATAACCGCGCGGACGCTTGGTAGTGACGGGCGTGGGCAGTTGGTCGCGGTGATGCTCGCACCGACGCTGGCTGCGTCGATCGTGACGCTCGGCGTGCCGAGCGGGTTGATCTACCACATCCGCCGCAAGTCCGCCGATGCGGGCGCGCTCTACGGCAGCGGTGTGCTGACGATGCTGTTGGCCGGCTTGATCTCGGCGTCGATCGCCTGCCTGATCATCCCTTGGTGGCTCGACGGGCTGTCGGCCGAGTTGCGTCACTTCGCACAGATCTACGTGTTCACCACGCCGATCAGCCTCATCGGCCTGAGCACGATGGCGTGCCTCGAAGCCCGGGGCGAGTTTCTCCTGCGCAGTGCCAAGCTCGGTGCGACGGCGATCGGGTACGTGGTGAGTCTTGGCGGGTTGTGGTTAGTCGGTCTGTTGTCGCCGGTGTCGGCGGCGCTCGCGCATGTGATCGTTTCGTTCGTGACGTTGTTGCCGTTGCTGATTCACTTGCACAGGCAGTTGCGGCCGCGTCTCGCGCAACCGATTGCCCACGTTCGCTTGCTCCTTTCGTTCGGGCTCAAGAGTTACGTCGGCACGTTCGTCACAAGGATCGGCTCCGAGGCCGACCGCTCGTTGTTGGCGGGCTTCCTCTCGGCGAGCGAACTCGGGCTTTACAGCATCGCCGTCAGTGTCGCGAGCGTGCCGTGGATGCTGCACACGGCCGTGACGCCGGTGTTGTTCCCGGCGTTGGCCGGGAGTGACCGTGCCAAAGTGCCGTCCATGATCTCACGCTCCAGCGGCGTGACGCTCGTGCTGATGGTGGCGGCGTCGGTCGGACTGCTCGCGATCGCGCCGTGGGTGGTGCCGTTCGTGTACGGGCCGGAGTTTGCAGGCCTCACCCTGCTGATCGGTCTGCTGCTTCTGCGGCTCGTGTTGATGTCGTTCTGCGAAACACTGTCGGTGGGGCTCACCGCGATCGGTCGGCCCGGCGTCAACTCGGCGTTGCAGTTCGTCATCGTGCCGTTGATGATCGTGCTGTTGTTCCTGGCCATTCCGCGTTACGGGTTGCTGGGTGCAGCCGGCGCGATCGCGATCGCGATGTGCGTGAGGGCGGTGCTGTTGGCGGGGGCGTATCCGTTGATCGTCAAGCTGCGGGTGCCGGTGCCGACAATCAGTGGCGACGACATGCAACGCCTCTGGGATCGCTTCGCCGCGCGCCGGCTGCGTCGGGGTGGTGCGTCATGA
- a CDS encoding glycosyltransferase family 2 protein: MTTPDGRRSSTIDVVIPSYGRADSLKRCLDALARQSRMPETIFIVVRPDDTATVEAVAASAESGLPVETVPVDKPGLVYALQTGLSAARSDVIAFTDDDAAPHADWVRNILRHFEDEAVGGVGGRDCVFENGSLLDGRADVVGRITAYGKLIGGHHLGSGDARDADILKGVNMSFRRDAIVPVGFDMRLRGRGAQVGNEVGLCLRMRRNGWRLIYDPAVLVDHFPATRVEGDDRVRFEANDLANAAHNEALGILEHFSFPRRVLFLVWATLIGTRRFYGIAQALRFVPSEGRLAVSKAVASIRGRWSALGTTKLDSASTGTVRPT, translated from the coding sequence GTGACCACGCCGGACGGAAGGCGTTCGAGCACGATCGACGTCGTGATACCGAGTTACGGCAGGGCGGACAGCCTCAAGCGGTGCCTTGATGCGCTCGCCCGGCAGAGCCGGATGCCCGAGACGATTTTCATCGTCGTGCGGCCCGACGACACCGCGACGGTGGAGGCCGTTGCCGCCTCGGCGGAGTCGGGCTTACCCGTGGAGACGGTTCCGGTCGATAAGCCTGGGCTCGTTTATGCTCTGCAGACAGGGCTGTCCGCAGCGCGATCGGACGTCATCGCCTTCACCGACGATGATGCGGCCCCCCACGCGGATTGGGTGCGGAACATCCTGCGTCACTTCGAAGACGAAGCCGTCGGCGGGGTGGGCGGCCGTGATTGCGTGTTTGAGAACGGCTCACTGCTGGATGGCAGGGCGGATGTCGTCGGTCGCATCACCGCCTACGGCAAGCTCATCGGCGGCCATCACCTGGGTTCGGGTGACGCTCGGGATGCCGACATTCTCAAGGGCGTCAACATGAGCTTCCGGCGTGATGCGATCGTGCCGGTGGGCTTTGACATGCGACTGCGCGGGCGCGGGGCGCAGGTCGGGAATGAAGTCGGCCTGTGTCTCAGGATGCGCCGTAACGGTTGGCGGTTGATCTACGACCCCGCTGTGTTGGTCGATCACTTTCCGGCCACGCGCGTGGAAGGGGACGACCGTGTCCGCTTCGAAGCCAACGACCTTGCCAACGCCGCCCACAACGAGGCGCTCGGCATCCTCGAACACTTCTCGTTTCCGAGGCGTGTGTTGTTCCTCGTCTGGGCGACGTTGATCGGCACGCGTCGGTTTTATGGCATTGCCCAGGCGCTGCGGTTCGTACCGAGTGAGGGTCGGCTCGCGGTATCCAAAGCGGTTGCGAGTATTCGCGGGCGGTGGTCGGCTTTGGGAACGACCAAGCTCGATTCAGCCTCGACGGGCACGGTGCGTCCAACATGA
- a CDS encoding polysaccharide pyruvyl transferase family protein gives MIADSAETPSEPLPYISLPDVLEPFRGGRAHFVSPPGNNGDHLIYLGTLEACRRGEIELVRRASSADVIFLNGGATMTDFWPAGFRRLDQYSRRFPNKPFVVMPNSFLFDKTDLAGILGQRKGRTILLARERQSAQRLADVTLPDGCEPRLSDDAALELHGSEIVEKYKREGSEKHVLVVDRQDREASSDVAFEPAGYQRQVMTPLKLWRHRLRPWLRVKSNPNRAAKAELAGLGIMPVTDRTHRLLQPAFDDQPAWRDLPIINADVSDCGLFRFDTFCQMIADAAVVVSTRLHAGIFAALLGKPTYLVPQKYGKIDGIYNLSMSHMPNVRLVSDAGQPESTT, from the coding sequence ATGATCGCAGACTCGGCCGAGACGCCGTCCGAGCCCCTTCCTTACATATCGCTGCCTGACGTGCTCGAACCGTTTCGCGGTGGGCGTGCGCATTTCGTTTCGCCGCCGGGGAACAACGGCGATCACCTGATCTATCTGGGTACGCTCGAAGCGTGCCGACGTGGCGAGATCGAACTTGTCCGTCGGGCGTCGTCGGCCGACGTCATTTTTCTCAATGGCGGGGCGACGATGACGGATTTCTGGCCCGCTGGCTTTCGACGGCTGGATCAATATTCGCGCCGATTTCCGAACAAGCCGTTCGTCGTCATGCCCAACAGTTTCCTGTTCGACAAGACCGATCTCGCCGGCATTCTCGGTCAGCGAAAGGGCCGGACCATCCTGCTGGCACGTGAACGCCAAAGCGCCCAGCGCCTCGCGGACGTGACGTTGCCTGACGGCTGTGAACCGCGTCTCTCGGATGATGCCGCGCTCGAACTTCACGGATCAGAAATCGTGGAGAAGTACAAACGTGAGGGCTCGGAGAAGCACGTGCTGGTTGTCGATCGTCAGGACCGTGAGGCATCGTCGGATGTCGCCTTCGAGCCGGCCGGGTATCAGCGGCAAGTCATGACGCCGCTCAAGCTCTGGCGCCACCGTCTGCGGCCGTGGTTGCGTGTGAAGAGCAATCCGAACCGTGCCGCGAAGGCCGAACTCGCCGGCTTGGGGATCATGCCGGTGACGGACCGGACGCACCGGCTGTTGCAACCGGCGTTCGACGACCAACCGGCTTGGCGAGACTTGCCGATCATCAACGCCGACGTGAGCGATTGCGGCTTGTTCCGGTTCGACACATTCTGCCAGATGATCGCGGATGCGGCGGTCGTTGTCTCGACGCGGCTACACGCTGGGATCTTCGCGGCGTTGCTGGGTAAGCCGACCTACCTCGTCCCGCAGAAGTACGGCAAGATCGACGGAATCTACAACCTGTCGATGTCGCACATGCCGAACGTCAGGCTCGTGTCTGACGCCGGCCAACCGGAGTCGACGACGTGA
- a CDS encoding glycosyltransferase, producing MADVSVAHNASGQIDESCDDLSLFICTMNRPDDLRLALQSVADARLRPGQVMVSDDSPDPEMRSKVRAATEAFPGAEYQIGPGQGLGANRNACLSVRRGRAVMFIDDDVVVPPDHFEKVHARLVETDFKAIVSGGEDKQVAADRRAKIRPGRVGFWGTQSNSDQPNTIVINAAAFPAHIFDQAQFDPLLKFGSEEVDIVRRARRLGVPIVYDPGIEVKHNPSLVNRTGYRAHVGASYLYATAKGHLLHDGRPARAAAFLLLGPPRMVAHAIQRHGLKAGVAATWQVVRASGMLARCIATGAWKAGVPVSGTGMSEKLRDANKSGGMVPAQRVHSTPK from the coding sequence GCGGCTCGCGTTGCAGTCCGTCGCCGATGCGCGACTTCGTCCGGGACAGGTCATGGTCAGCGACGATTCGCCCGACCCGGAGATGCGGTCGAAGGTCCGGGCGGCCACGGAAGCGTTCCCTGGGGCGGAGTATCAAATCGGCCCCGGTCAGGGTCTGGGTGCCAATCGGAACGCGTGTTTGTCCGTCCGGCGTGGTAGGGCGGTCATGTTTATCGACGACGATGTGGTGGTGCCGCCGGATCACTTCGAGAAAGTCCACGCGCGCCTGGTCGAAACCGATTTCAAGGCGATCGTGTCCGGCGGCGAGGACAAGCAGGTCGCGGCGGATCGTCGTGCGAAGATTCGACCGGGGCGGGTCGGCTTCTGGGGTACCCAAAGCAACAGCGACCAGCCGAACACGATCGTCATCAATGCCGCCGCGTTCCCCGCGCACATCTTCGACCAAGCTCAGTTCGATCCGTTGCTGAAGTTCGGTTCCGAAGAGGTCGACATCGTTCGGCGTGCACGCCGGTTGGGTGTGCCGATCGTGTACGACCCGGGGATCGAGGTGAAACACAATCCGTCGCTGGTCAACCGCACCGGCTATCGGGCGCATGTCGGGGCGAGCTACCTGTATGCGACGGCGAAGGGGCACTTGTTGCATGACGGTCGGCCGGCCCGCGCGGCGGCTTTTCTGCTGCTCGGCCCGCCACGCATGGTCGCCCACGCGATCCAGCGTCATGGCTTGAAGGCCGGGGTGGCCGCCACTTGGCAGGTCGTTCGCGCCAGTGGCATGCTCGCTCGGTGCATCGCAACGGGTGCCTGGAAAGCAGGCGTCCCCGTCTCGGGAACTGGCATGAGCGAAAAATTACGAGACGCCAACAAATCAGGTGGTATGGTTCCGGCCCAGAGGGTTCACTCAACGCCTAAGTGA